From Chloracidobacterium thermophilum B:
CCGACGCAGCCTTGAACGGGGAAGTCACGCCCACCGGAAGCAGCAGAAGCCAACTGCCCATCGTGCCCGTGACCAGCAGCCGGCCAAGCCACGGGCGCGGACGGGCGCTAAGCCGCTTTCTTCTTTGAGTAGTCACGCTTGCGCGGCTTGATGAGACTGATGTCAACATCTTCATAGGTCAGTTGCGGTCCTTCCGGGGTCCAGGTGGCAATCGTCGTTTTCAGAAACCGCTCGTCATCCCGTTCGGGGAAGTCGGGTTTGTAGTGTGCGCCACGGGATTCATCCCGGTTGAGCGCGCCCAGTGTGATAACACGCGCCAGGTGAAGCATGTTTTCCAACTGGCGGGCGTGTGGAATAGCCTGCGTTGCCCAGTAGTTTTGCTCGTTGAGGTTGATGCGCTCGTAGCGTTCGAGCAGTTCCTGGATTTTTTCGTCCGTGTACCGCAGGCGGTCGTTGTACCGGATGACGGTGACGTTCTCGGTCATCAGGCGTCCCAGTTCTTCGTGCAGCACCCGTGGGTTTTCCGTGCCCCGCTTCGTTTTGAGCGCTTCATTGATTGCCGCCTGCCGGGCGCGCTCACGCTCGAAAATGGGGTCTTGCAGGTCTTTGGTGGAGTTGTTCTTGGCAAAGTTGACGGCGGCCGGCCCGGCGATGATGCCGGCATAGACGCAGGACAGCAGGCTGTTGGCCCCAAGCCGGTTGGCCCCGTGAATGGAGTAGTCGCACTCCCCGACGGCAAAGAGACCGGCAATGTTGGTTTGCTGCTCATAGTCCACCCACAAACCGCCCATGGTGTAGTGCATGCCGGGGAAGACGCGCATGGGGGTTTCACGCGGGTCCTCGCCGACAAACATCTCGTAGATTTCCAGAATGCCACCCAGCCTGCGGTCGAGCTGTTCGCGTGGAATGTGCGTCAGATCGAGATAGACCTGAAACTTGCCGCCGACACCATAGCCGTCGAGACAGACCTGGAAAATTTCACGGGTGGCAATGTCGCGCGGAACAAGGTTGCCGTATTCGGGGTATTTTTCTTCGAGGAAGTACCACCGCTCCGAAGGCGGAATGTCTTTCGGCGCACGCTGGTCCTTCGGCGTACGTGGCACCCAGACCCGCCCGCCTTCACCGCGCGCGCTTTCTGACATCAGGCGGAGTTTGTCTTCGCCCGGAATGGCCGTGGGGTGAACCTGGATGAACTCGCCGTTGGCATATTTGACGCCCTGCCGGTAGAGTGCCCCCTGCGCGCTCCCGGTGCAGATGACGGAGTTGGTGGACTTGCCAAAAATGGCTCCAATCCCGCCCGTCGCCATGACGACAGCCGCGCCGGCAAATGCCTTCACTTCCAGCGATTGCAGGTTCATGGCCGTAATGCCATAGCAGCGCCCGTTTTCGATGACACCTGAGAGAAACTCCCAGCCTTCGTATTTGCGGACCTTGCCGGCGGCTTCGTAGCGCCGTACCTGTTCGTCGAGCGCATAGAGAAGCTGCTGACCTGTGGTTGCGCCAGCGAACGCCGTACGGTGGTATTTCGTGCCGCCGAAGCGCCGGAAGTCAATCAGCCCTTCGGGCGTCCGGGAGAAGGGAACGCCCATGCGGTCAAACATGTAGATGATGTCCGGCGCCATGTCGCACATCGCCTTGACCGGCGGTTGGTCGGCAAGGAAATCGCCACCGTAAATCGTGTCGTCGAAGTGCTCGTAGGTTGAATCCCCCTCCCCTTTCGTGTTGACCGCGCCGTTGATGCCACCCTGGGCGCACACCGAATGGGACCGTTTGACGGGGACGAGAGAAAAAAGATCAACGGTGTAACCGAGTTCGCAGGCTTTGATGGTTGTCATCAGCCCGGCCAGTCCACCGCCCACGACAATGATGCTTGGTTTGTTGCTCATGAGTGCTCTGATTTCGTGAAAAGTCGGGTCTTATGGAACAAAGGCAAACGCCGCCCGAACGCCAATGGCGAACACAGCTACGCCGAAAACGGCACAGGCATAGGAAAACGCCTGCTGTGACCGCGTGCTGACGGTGATGCCCCACACGATGGCAAACGTCCACAAACCATTGGCCAGATGAAACGCCGCCGAGAAGATGCCCAGCACGTAAAAGGCCATGATCAGCGGCTGCGCCAACCAGTACTGCACAATGGTGAATGCCTGGTCGGGATGGTGCGCTACGGCCAGCCCCAGACCGCCGACGCCAAAGCGCATCGTCAGAACGTGCGCCGTGATGAACAGCAGCAGAATGATGCCAGTGACACGCTGCAGGAGATAGTTCCAGTTGCGCGCATAGCCGTAGCTCAGCACGTTGCTCTTCGCCGTGTAGGCAATATAGACGCCGTAAATCGCATGAAAGGCAATCGGCAGCCCAATCAGAAACAGTTCGGCGAGGGGCAACAACGGTCCGGGCAGCATGTCCTGAATCCCTTTAACCGCTTCATTGAAAGCTGCCGGACCGGCAACAGCGTGAAAGTTGGTGTAGAGATGTTCCAGCAGGAAAGCCCCAATCGGAATCACACCACTCAGCGAGTGCAGCCGACGGGCAAGAAAGTGATGACTCAGGGTGACGCTCATGAGACCTCAGAAAACCGGGTGACGTACGTGTTTCCCAAACGCTCCCACCTGACGGACACACAACGGGAATCAGGACGACTTGGGGCATCGGGCGACGACGAATCTCGGCCGCGCATGATGCTGAGGGGAATCCGTTTCTGAATCCGACATGCGCCAGCCGGCGGAGGAAGACTACCAAGGATTATAGGCCGGGCCCCGCCGATTGCAATGTGCTTTTGTGTGTGAGCGTACGTTTTGCCGGGCAGCTTTTCCGCCTTCCTGCCGGATGCAGCGCCGGAAACAGGCTGCCCGTGTGACCTGCCCGCCGAGTCTGCAACCGGACCTGCGCCGGATTGTTTGCCACAGCAGCCGGCGGTATTTCAGACACCTGCTGTCTGGGCCGCGTCGGGCTGGGAAGGCGTCTCAGTGCGTGGCTGTGCCAGCTTTTGTCGAATCAACTGGTGCAGCCGGTCAAAGTCTATCGGCTTGATCAGGTAATCCGACTCACCCAGCGGGAGTCCTTCTTCCCGGACATACTCGATGTTGGACTGGGCCGAGATGATAATCATCGGTACGTCGCGCAGCTCGCGGTAGTGTTCCTTCTCGCCGATGAGCGTCATCACAGCCGGGCCGCTGATGTGCGGCATCATGATGTCAATAATGACCAGATCGGGTTTGGAGCGTTTGAGGGCGCGCAGGCCGGCCAGACCGTCGGCGGCCGTTTCGACTTCGTACCCTTCAGCCGTAAGCTCGTCGCGTAGCAGGTCGAGAACATCCTGATTGTCATCTATGACAAGGATGCGCGGTGGGGTGTTCGGCAATCGTCCCATGTGCAACCGGCGGGGACGGGAAAGTAGGCCGGCCTGAAACCGGCAGATGCAGACTTGCAACTCCACTTTCCACGATCTGACAGCAATTGTCCACCTTGAGCTGTCAGCCGGCTCGCGGCGGCTGACAGGCAGTGGGCGTCTGTCGGCGGCAGGGCACAGGTGCGGTGGACGGAGGGCGTTACGGCGTCGGGGAGGAACGGTCGGGGTGCGCCAGGAGCTGCTGTACGATGCGCTGCACAGCCTCCGGGCTGGCCGGTTTGGCCAGGTAGGCGTCGCAGCCTGCCGCCCGGAAACGGGCTTCATCTTCTGTCATGGCATGTGCGGTCAAGGCAATAACCGGGACGCGCGCCAACGCCGGTTGCGCCTTGATGCGGCGCGTGGCTTCCAGCCCGTCCAGGTTGGGCAGGGAAATGTCCATGACAATGACATCGGGTTGAAACTGCGCCGCCGCTTCCACCGCACTGAGACCATCGCCTACAGCACAGACCTCGTAACCTTCAGCTTCCAGCTCCAGGGTGAGGATTTCCCGGCTGTCGGCGTTGTCTTCCACTACGAGAATGCGCGTCATGACAGCACGTTTTCCACGGAGTTGGCGACACCCTGACCCGTCTGGCGGCGAAGCTGTGTCTCCTGTTCGATTTTCTGAAGGTTGTTGAGCAGCCACGTCCGGTCGAGCGGCTTGGGATGGTAGCCGATGACCATCGGAAACTCGAAGGCGGTCTGGGCCATTCGCCGGTCGGCCTGGCTGACAACAATGACCGGGATGTGCTTGAGCAGAGGGTCCTCAGCCAGCCGTTCGAGGTAGGTCAGCCCGCTGATTCCGGGCAAAATCAGGTCAAGGACAACGACACGTGGACGTAGCACGGCTGTGAGTTCGAGACCTTCGGTGACGTTGCGTGCGCTGATGACCGTGTAACTGGTCAGGTCAAGCATGGTTTTCAACTGTTGCGCCAGGTCTGGCTCGTCATCAATGCATAGAATGATGCGGTTGTCCGGGGCAGGACAGGGCAGGGCAATCGGTTTTTCGCTGGCCTCCATCTTCTCGTGCTCACGCAGACGAAGGGGAAGCCGCACGCGAAACACCGAACCCTTGCCCACTTCGCTTTCGACTTCAATCGTGCCGTCCAGCAGCAGCACATTTTTCCTGGCAATGGAGAGGCCGAGTCCGGTGCCGCCGTACTTGCGCGTGGCCGAGCCATCCACCTGGCGGAATTCCTCAAAGATGTGCGGCAGGTCCTTCTCGGCAATGCCAATTCCCGTGTCCCGCACCTCAATGGTGAAGGTTTCCGCTGCCGGGTCCACGTCGAGAACCACAGTGACGCTGCCCTGTTCGGTGAATTTGAGCGCATTGGAGACCAGATTCGTGACGATCTGGCGCAGCCGGGCTGGGTCCGTCAGGGCTGAGGGCACCTGGGGCGGCGACATGAAGCTCAGGGTCAGGCTTTTGGCCCGGGCCAACGCTTCGAGCGGCGTAATGGTTTCGGACAAAAACTTCACGAGGTCCACTTCACTGACCTGGATTTCCATCTTGCCGGCGGCAATTTTCGAGAAATCCAGGAAGGTGTTGATGAGTTCGAGCAGGTTCGTCGAATTCTCGGCAATGCGGGTCAACGCCCGCATCTGGGCCTCGGAAAGCGGGCCGTAGCGGCCGCGCTGGAGCAGCGAGGTGTAGCCAATGATGGCGTTGAGTGGCGTCCGCAGTTCGTGCGACATGTTTGCCACAAACTCGGACTTGAGCCGGTTGCTCTCCATTACGGCCAGATTGGCGCGGCGCAGGTCTTCGTTGATTTTGCGCAACTGGCGCTGGTTTTCATACAGCTCGGAGTTGGCCAGCAGGAGTTCCTGGTTGGCGCTCATCAGGTCAATGGAGCGTTCCTCGACCTTTTCTTCGAGCGTTTGGGCGAAGGATTCCAGCTCAGCGACGTAGTGCTGAAGGGTTTCGCGGGTCCGCACAAAGGCCCGGGCCAGCGCGCCAAGTTCGTCGTTGGCCGTGGTCGGGATGGGATAGGTGTAGTCGCGCCGCGCCATGGCGCGTACGCCCTCCAGAAGCTGACCGAGCGGCTGCGTGACGAAGTACCGGAGAATGAGCGAGAAAAAGGCAATGATGAACAGACCCGTCAGCGTCACTTCCAGAAACAGCAGCTTGAAGTGGTCAATGATGAGCATGTTCATCCGGTCGGCGCGGGTGTGGACGGCCACCAACCCCACCACTGGGCTTTCCGGCCCGGCGCGCAGTGGAGCATAGGCGGAAATCCAGGTGCCATGCTGGTCGGTGTAAACATCCGTTGCCAGTGGTTCCTGGCGCCGGATGACCTGCCAGGCTTCCGGGCGCAGTTCGTGGGCCGGCGGGCGGTCTGTAAAAACCGGCATCCACGTCTCGTTCCAGCGATAAAACAGGTCAATCGGCTGTTCCAGTTCGTTGGCGCGCTGAAGATCGCGCAGCCGTGACCGTAAGGCTTCCGGGACCGGAGGAGCGGCGTCCTGCTCCCACGGGATGAGGGACACATCAAGCACTACCGCAACTGTGGCAGCGATGTGTTGTAGTTGGCGGCTTTGCTCCGCAATCTTGTCGCGCCGCAGGTTGCGGTAAAACAGATAGTCCACGCCAAAGATGAGCGGCGCGGCGCACAGCAGCGTGGTGAGCAGGATTTTGTAGTGCAGGCGTCCGTGCAGGGGCGGCTCTTCGCCTGCCTGCCCGGCCGTTGATTCCGTCGTCACTGGAACTTCGCTCATGTGCGCTCCCCGGAGCGGTTTTGTGCCAAGGCTCAAGTCAGTCGTTCACGTCCATCGAGATATGGACGCAGCGCCGGCGGAATGATCACCGAGCCGTCAGCCTGCTGGTGGTTTTCGAGCAGCGCCAGCCACGTCCGCCCAACGGCCAGCCCGGAGCCATTGAGCGTGTGGACAAACTCCGGCTTCACGCCGGGTTCGCGCCGGAAGCGGATGTCGGCGCGGCGTGCCTGAAACGCTTCAAAGTTGCTACACGAAGAAATTTCCCGGTAGGTCTGCTGGCTGGGCAGCCAGACTTCCAGATCGTAGGTTTTGGCCGCCGCAAAGCCCAGATCGCCGGTGGCCAGCACGACCTTGCGGTAGGGCAGTTCCAAACGCTGCAACACCGCTTCTGCGTTGGCCGTCAGGCGTTCGAGTTCCGCGTAGCTGTCCTCGGGCTTGACAAAGGCCACGAGTTCGACCTTGTCAAACTGGTGCTGGCGGATAAGCCCACGGGTGTCGCGGCCATAACTGCCGGCTTCGCTGCGAAAGCAGGGCGTGTAGGCAACATACCGGATGGGCAGTTGCGCGCCGTCGAGCACTTCACCCCGGTGCAGATTGGTGACCGGGACTTCAGCCGTGGGAATCAGGTACAGACCACGCTCATCGGTCAGCTTGAACAGGTCCGGCTCGAATTTGGGAAGCTGTCCCGTGCCAAACAGGGCCTCGCCATTGACGATGAACGGTGGGAGCACTTCCGTGTAGCCGTGCTCGGTCAGGTGCAGGTCGAGCATGAAGCTGATGAGCGCCCGTTCCAGTTTGGCTCCCAGCCCCTTGAGGACGGCAAAGCGCGCGCCTGACACCTTGGCAGCGCGTTCCAGGTCCAGAATACCGAGCGCCGTGCCAAGTTCGACGTGGTCTTTGGGCGGGAAATCGAAGTGGCGCGGTTCACCCCAGCGCGCGACTTCCTGGTTGGCCGATTCATCGCCGACCGGGACGGACTCGTGGGGCACGTTCGGAATGATGCGCACGAGTTCCTGCAGGCGCTGTTCAACACTTTCCCGTTCGGCTTCGAGGGCTTCAATGCTGGCCTTGAGTTCCCGCATTTCAGCACGTTTGGCTTCCGCTTCGTCCTGCTGCCCGGCCTTGAGCAGCGCGCCAATCTGGGGACTGACCCGGTTGAGCGCAGCTCTGCGCTGTTCGACTTCCGCAATCAGCCGCCGGCGCGTGGCGTCAAGTTCGGTGAAGCTGTCAAGCGTGAGATCGGTGCGGCGGTTGAGCAGGGCGCGACGAACGAGGTCGAGGTGCTGGCGGATGAAATCAAGGGCAAGCATGGCTGTGAAATGGGTTGCGGAAAGAAAACCGGGTTCACCGGCCGGAAATACGGTTTCAGACCGTCGGGACACCGCCCGGAACAGAGGGCCCTGCCTAGAAGACAACCGTTTCCTGGTATTCGCCGAAGACGCGGCGCAGGCGGTCGGAAATTTCGCCTACGGTGGCGTACCGTTCAACAGCATCGAGAATGTAGGGCATCAGGTTGTCCGTCCCACGGGCGGCGGCTTCAAGGGCGTCGAGGGCAGCCGTGCAGGCGGCTGTGTCGCGCCGTGCCCGCAGACTGCGTACCCGTTCAACCTGCGCGCGTTCGATTTCGGGATCAATGCGCTGAATGGGAATGGGGTGCTCTTCAGCGACCTGAAAGCGGTTGACGCCGACGACAATGGCTTCGTTCCGCTCCACGGCGCGCTGGTACTCGAAGGCCACCTGCTGGATTTCGCGTTGCGGG
This genomic window contains:
- the sdhA gene encoding succinate dehydrogenase flavoprotein subunit; translated protein: MSNKPSIIVVGGGLAGLMTTIKACELGYTVDLFSLVPVKRSHSVCAQGGINGAVNTKGEGDSTYEHFDDTIYGGDFLADQPPVKAMCDMAPDIIYMFDRMGVPFSRTPEGLIDFRRFGGTKYHRTAFAGATTGQQLLYALDEQVRRYEAAGKVRKYEGWEFLSGVIENGRCYGITAMNLQSLEVKAFAGAAVVMATGGIGAIFGKSTNSVICTGSAQGALYRQGVKYANGEFIQVHPTAIPGEDKLRLMSESARGEGGRVWVPRTPKDQRAPKDIPPSERWYFLEEKYPEYGNLVPRDIATREIFQVCLDGYGVGGKFQVYLDLTHIPREQLDRRLGGILEIYEMFVGEDPRETPMRVFPGMHYTMGGLWVDYEQQTNIAGLFAVGECDYSIHGANRLGANSLLSCVYAGIIAGPAAVNFAKNNSTKDLQDPIFERERARQAAINEALKTKRGTENPRVLHEELGRLMTENVTVIRYNDRLRYTDEKIQELLERYERINLNEQNYWATQAIPHARQLENMLHLARVITLGALNRDESRGAHYKPDFPERDDERFLKTTIATWTPEGPQLTYEDVDISLIKPRKRDYSKKKAA
- a CDS encoding succinate dehydrogenase cytochrome b558 subunit, yielding MSVTLSHHFLARRLHSLSGVIPIGAFLLEHLYTNFHAVAGPAAFNEAVKGIQDMLPGPLLPLAELFLIGLPIAFHAIYGVYIAYTAKSNVLSYGYARNWNYLLQRVTGIILLLFITAHVLTMRFGVGGLGLAVAHHPDQAFTIVQYWLAQPLIMAFYVLGIFSAAFHLANGLWTFAIVWGITVSTRSQQAFSYACAVFGVAVFAIGVRAAFAFVP
- a CDS encoding response regulator, with amino-acid sequence MGRLPNTPPRILVIDDNQDVLDLLRDELTAEGYEVETAADGLAGLRALKRSKPDLVIIDIMMPHISGPAVMTLIGEKEHYRELRDVPMIIISAQSNIEYVREEGLPLGESDYLIKPIDFDRLHQLIRQKLAQPRTETPSQPDAAQTAGV
- a CDS encoding response regulator, with protein sequence MTRILVVEDNADSREILTLELEAEGYEVCAVGDGLSAVEAAAQFQPDVIVMDISLPNLDGLEATRRIKAQPALARVPVIALTAHAMTEDEARFRAAGCDAYLAKPASPEAVQRIVQQLLAHPDRSSPTP
- a CDS encoding hybrid sensor histidine kinase/response regulator — encoded protein: MSEVPVTTESTAGQAGEEPPLHGRLHYKILLTTLLCAAPLIFGVDYLFYRNLRRDKIAEQSRQLQHIAATVAVVLDVSLIPWEQDAAPPVPEALRSRLRDLQRANELEQPIDLFYRWNETWMPVFTDRPPAHELRPEAWQVIRRQEPLATDVYTDQHGTWISAYAPLRAGPESPVVGLVAVHTRADRMNMLIIDHFKLLFLEVTLTGLFIIAFFSLILRYFVTQPLGQLLEGVRAMARRDYTYPIPTTANDELGALARAFVRTRETLQHYVAELESFAQTLEEKVEERSIDLMSANQELLLANSELYENQRQLRKINEDLRRANLAVMESNRLKSEFVANMSHELRTPLNAIIGYTSLLQRGRYGPLSEAQMRALTRIAENSTNLLELINTFLDFSKIAAGKMEIQVSEVDLVKFLSETITPLEALARAKSLTLSFMSPPQVPSALTDPARLRQIVTNLVSNALKFTEQGSVTVVLDVDPAAETFTIEVRDTGIGIAEKDLPHIFEEFRQVDGSATRKYGGTGLGLSIARKNVLLLDGTIEVESEVGKGSVFRVRLPLRLREHEKMEASEKPIALPCPAPDNRIILCIDDEPDLAQQLKTMLDLTSYTVISARNVTEGLELTAVLRPRVVVLDLILPGISGLTYLERLAEDPLLKHIPVIVVSQADRRMAQTAFEFPMVIGYHPKPLDRTWLLNNLQKIEQETQLRRQTGQGVANSVENVLS
- the serS gene encoding serine--tRNA ligase, giving the protein MLALDFIRQHLDLVRRALLNRRTDLTLDSFTELDATRRRLIAEVEQRRAALNRVSPQIGALLKAGQQDEAEAKRAEMRELKASIEALEAERESVEQRLQELVRIIPNVPHESVPVGDESANQEVARWGEPRHFDFPPKDHVELGTALGILDLERAAKVSGARFAVLKGLGAKLERALISFMLDLHLTEHGYTEVLPPFIVNGEALFGTGQLPKFEPDLFKLTDERGLYLIPTAEVPVTNLHRGEVLDGAQLPIRYVAYTPCFRSEAGSYGRDTRGLIRQHQFDKVELVAFVKPEDSYAELERLTANAEAVLQRLELPYRKVVLATGDLGFAAAKTYDLEVWLPSQQTYREISSCSNFEAFQARRADIRFRREPGVKPEFVHTLNGSGLAVGRTWLALLENHQQADGSVIIPPALRPYLDGRERLT